The following coding sequences lie in one Glycine max cultivar Williams 82 chromosome 19, Glycine_max_v4.0, whole genome shotgun sequence genomic window:
- the LOC102659553 gene encoding uncharacterized protein: MSCFTPEKPTMSTLQMVPLGKLRYQRLRHEKGWDGERERRPRSWFRFRRVPIRRRLRLKISSLRRLWRKRARLVSSMRISYAKVLKRFKEGQVHFGDLFAGNYLFMHVNPASLKCLERDLSLSKIA, encoded by the coding sequence ATGAGTTGTTTTACTCCTGAAAAACCCACCATGTCTACTCTCCAAATGGTTCCTCTTGGCAAGCTTCGTTACCAAAGGCTAAGGCATGAAAAAGGGTGGGATGGTGAAAGGGAAAGGAGGCCAAGGAGCTGGTTTAGGTTCAGAAGGGTTCCCATTAGGAGAAGGCTCAGACTCAAAATTTCAAGCTTGAGAAGACTTTGGAGGAAAAGGGCTAGGCTGGTTTCTTCCATGAGAATTTCATATGCCAAAGTGTTGAAAAGATTCAAGGAAGGTCAAGTCCATTTTGGTGACCTTTTTGCTGGGAACTACTTGTTCATGCATGTCAACCCTGCCTCACTCAAGTGCCTTGAAAGGGATTTGTCCCTCTCAAAAATTGCATAG